Proteins from a genomic interval of Harpia harpyja isolate bHarHar1 chromosome 7, bHarHar1 primary haplotype, whole genome shotgun sequence:
- the TMEM240 gene encoding transmembrane protein 240 isoform X1, whose product MQRKNTKGRPWRQGELERTDDTCVEQGPVKTAWGPWKFPVWERTGTSGALACIPFATDLLSDLGHHVHYVIPYDGDQSVVDSSENYFVTDNVTKQEIDLMLGLLLGFCISWFLVWMDGVLHYAVRAWRTSRRYDNSWSWIPKFCNLKEFRKRHHRQYEEATGNMVHIKQKLYHNGHPSPRHL is encoded by the exons ATGCAAAGGAAAAACACCAAAGGGCGTCCGTGGAGGCAGGGTGAGTTGGAGAGAACAGATGACACCTGCGTGGAGCAAGGACCCGTCAAAACAGCCTGGGGGCCTTGGAAGTTCCCCGTCTGGGAAAGGACAGGGACCTCAGGAGCTCTGGCGTGTATTCCCTTTGCCACTGACCTTCTGAGTGACCTTGG GCATCATGTCCATTATGTTATTCCATATGATGGGGATCAGTCAGTGGTGGACTCCTCGGAGAATTACTTTGTGACTGACAATGTAACCAAGCAAGAGATTGATCTGATGCTGGGACTTTTGCTGGGCTTTTGTATAAGCTGGTTTCTGGTGTGGATGGATGGGGTTCTCCATTATGCAGTGCGAGCCTGGAGAACTAGCCGACGGTATG ACAATTCCTGGTCTTGGATTCCAAAATTTTGTAACTTAAAGGAGTTCAGAAAACGTCATCACAGGCAGTACGAGGAGGCGACTGGGAACATGGTGCACATCAAACAGAAGCTGTACCATAATGGGCACCCTAGCCCACGGCACCTCTGA